The Candidatus Coatesbacteria bacterium sequence GGGGGCGGGGGATTCATCCCACGCCCCCGCCGCGGCATAACGCGCTTCATCACTACCAATAAACGCTTGACGCCACGGGCCGCCCTGATATAACCTAGCTCCTCCGCCCGCCCCTTCAACGCCACACTCCCTCACCGGAGACGGCTTGTCAAGGCGGCGGGGGTTTGCTAAAATAGCGAGCCATACAAGTAACCGGTACCCGGGCCTATAGCTCAGTTGCGGTTAGAGCGCACGCCTGATAAGCGTGAGGTCACTGGTTCAACTCCAGTTAGGCCCACCACTCCACATTCCAGCACTCATACGCAAAAACGGGAGGACGCCGGTGGCCGAGGTCAAGAAGAACCCACCCTACAAGACCCTCTTCTTCATCTCCCTGGGTGTCACGCTGGTGTCGATCGCCCTGGCTCTGCTAACGGGCTGGGGTATCGGCTGGATCGCCCTGGCCATGCTCGGCGCCATTTTCACCTTCATCATGTTGGGCAAACTGCCCAGCCGCACGGACCGTCCCGCCCCCTCCCGCGGCCGGACGATCCTCTTCGGCGTCATCGGCATCCTGATCCTGGTCGCCCTCGTCGGCCTGTTGATGCCCGAGAGTTTCCTGCAGACGTCCCTGTTCATCGCCTTCTGCACCGTACTCGGCGTCGGCGTGATGCTGCTCAACACTTGGATGGCCAAGAACGAGAGCGCCTCGACTATCGGCGGCTGGTTCATGGCCGTGATCATGGCCGGGGTGTTCATCTTCATCTTCGTCGGCGGCGGCCTGATCCAGACCGCAGTCAACCTCGAGATCGAGCGCAAGCTCGAACCCAAGGTGACCCAGGTCGAGGGCGCCCAACCCCAGGGCAGCGCCTTGGTAGCCGAAATCAAGAGCTTCAGCGATGAGCAGATCGTTCTGCGCCCCGGCGACACCATGGCCATGGTCGCCGATGCCTCGGGGATCGAGGTCGGTTACCCCGTGACCATCGGCACCGTCACCGACGCCGAGGGCAACGTCTACCCCAGCCCCCACGCCGAAGAGGTCACCGTCACCGCCGTGGACTCCGCCGCCAAGACCTTCAACTGGCAGGAGCCGATCAAGCACTACCATCTCTCCGGCGAGTACATCATCAAGAGCCGGCCCAACATCGTCGGCATCATCGGCGTGATCGCCACCCTGATCATCGTCATCGCCGGTAAGTTCCGCCTGCCCGAATGGCTCAAGAGCATCATCGGCTGGGTGCTGGCCTTCGCCTTCCTGCTGGCCTTCATCTACCTGGCCGTGGTGCTGATCGCCGAGGGCGGTACGGCGATCATCCTCGGCGCCGGAGCGATCCTGGCCATCGTCATCGCCGTGCTGGCCTGGCTGCGCGACCGTGCCGTGGCCAAGGAGATGAACCTCTAGCCCGGAGGCCGGAGCTCAGTTTTACCGTCAATAAACAACGGTCCCCCAGGGGGGCCGTTGTTTTATCTTCCAACGAGGGAGCGCACCGGCGGTCCCTTATTGGTAATCCAGCGGCCTCTCGGGGGTGGCGTCCGGTTCTCGGCGCCCGGTCAGCTTGTTCAGCGCCGGCGGTAAAACATAACCGGGAGGCTGGAGCCTCCCGGTAGCAGATGACGTAACCGATCCTAGAATGTAGCCTTCATGGCGCCCCAGCTCAGGCTGTCTGTCCCTTCGTCAGAGAAATCGTCTCACATCACGTACCCTCGGGCGTCGTCCTCCCAGTAGTCCTCGATCTCCTCGATATCGACGGTGTCCGGATACTCACCGTCCATCTCGCCCTCGGCGCTCGCGCTCCAGTCGCAGTTCTTGGCGTAAACGTCCGCACTGGACATGTTGACGAAGTCGAAGCTGTCAGCATCGGCGAAATCGTTGCCCCCGCTGGAGGATTGATCGCCGCCGCCGAAGTCGGGCTCGCATCCCGCACCCACGTAGGCGCCGATGTCGTTGCCGGTCAGATCGCAGTTCTCGATCGTGTAATCGCCGGCGGCGTTGATGAGCAGGCCCGTGGCGGTATTGCCGCTGAGGTTGCAGGCGCTGATCTGGACGCTCTGCGCCGCCGGACGGGGTTCGACGGTGATTGCTCGCGGGGCGGCGTCGCCGCTGTGCAGCGCCGGGTTTCCCGCGGGGCCGCCGGTCGGCTGGGCGCCGAACAGAAGACCGTTCGCCGCGTTGCCGGTGCAGTCGACGCTATCTACAATAAGGTCAGTGCTGGTCGTGCTGTTGAACCATAGACCGTTAGCGTCGTTGTTCCTGAAGGCCGACGCGCTGACGGAATGAACCGCGGCGTTATCCTTGACCAACAAACCGTTTTCCTGGTTTTCGTCAGCGACCAGCTCCACGACGGTCGCTGAGCTGTCATCCTCCAGCAGGAGCCCGTTTTCATTGTCGCTCAGGGTATCGCCTTCGATCGTCAGCTCGGCCGTATCACGCAAGCGAATCCCGTTACCGGTATTGTCGTGGATGTCGTTGTCGCTGTAGCTGGGAGCACAGGCCCCCTCGACGATGACACCGCCGGTTCCGTTATCATGGATGTCGCAGTCGGCGACACTGGAGGTGTCGGGAAAACTGGTGTCGTGATGATGGAGGCCCGCATTGGTGTTGTAGCTGATCACGCAGTTGTTGATCACCGCGGCGCTGCCGTTGCAGATGATGCCGGTATCGTCGTACGTGATTTGGCAATCCTGGATGGTTGGAACGGAATTGACGGCTTCGTTTATCTCGATACCGTAGCCCTGGTAAACCTCGCAATTATCCAGGACGTAACCCCCGGCGGCGCAAGCGGTGTCTTCGATAATGACCCCGCCGTATTGGATGGTAAATCCGCTGAGCGTGACATCCCCTCCGGGCGCGTTCATGTAAACCCAACTGTCAATAACTGCGTTACCGCCCATTGCCTGAATGAGAACGGATTCTGTATCGTTGAGCGTCAGTGAAGGATAATTTCCATCTGCGCAGTTGATAGTGTCACTGGGTCCCGCGACTGCCAGAGCTTCGTCGATGTAGCGGAAAGGATTACCGGGGGTACCGTCGCCACCCGGTGGAGCCTGGGGGTCCACGTACCAGTCGGTCGCCGCAGCCCCCAACACCAAACAAACTAAATATAAGATAATCAGCATACGTTTCATCTTGCCGTCCTCCCTTTTTTATGTCTACGGCGGTAACAGGATAACGTCACCTACTTGTCAGGCAATCTGCTCCACCAATCTGCTCCACCAATCTGCTCCACCGGAATGTTACACCAGACCGGCCACATTAGAATATACTGTCTTTGTAGCCAAATTGCAAGCACCCGCCGCTGCAGCGTCGTCTCAGCCTCTTTCCTGCATAGCCCTAGAAGTAATAATTGATCCCGACGCCGAAGGTCAGCCGGGCCCCGCCGAAGATCCGCCCGTTCACCTCGATCCCCTCGTCGTCGACGTTGGTGTACTCGTTGATGAAATCACCACGGAAAAAGGTCAGCGAGCCGTCCAGGGCCAGATGGTCCGTCAGCAGGTACTCGACGCCGCCGCCGACGCTGAGGGCCGGACCGCCGCCGTCGAGCTCCCGCTCCCCCGCCGCGGCCGCCTCGTCGCTGAACGAGGCATGGGTGTAACCCACCAGCAGCTCGCCGTAGGGGCACCAGGAGGCCTCGAGCTGGTAGAACGCCCGCAAGCCCCCCAGAATGTAAAGAGAACTCAAGCGGTTGACCGCCGCCGTGCCGCCGTCGGTATACTCCAGACTCGATCCGCCCCAGCCGAAATCGCCCACCAGGTAGAAACCCCACCGGTAGGGATGGAAACGGTGGTCGATCCAAGTCAACTCAGGATTCTCCGGGTCCAGCAGGTAGCGCTGCTCCGACTCCGCGCCCAGGGGATAGAAAAAACGACCGTCGACGCCGAAGCTCCCGCCGGGGGTGAAATCGCTCAAGCCGCCACCCTCGTCGGGCGCCGCCCACAACGGGAAACCCAATGTCACCTGCAACCCCAGGCCGTAGTCGTCGTCGCGGATAATGTAAGGGGCGTAGGTGCTGAAGACGCCGACCTCGCCGGTCTCCGGATGCTCCATCCGCTCCATCGATTCGACGCGGTAAACGCTCAGGGCGCCGGCGGCGCCGCTGAGAAAGACTAGACAGGCGATCGTCGCCGTGATGCGCTCTCTCATGGCTTCTCCTCCCGGAAGAGCTCGATGATAATGCCGAACTGATACCCTCCACGACGGATAGTCTAGCAAGCCGCCGGTGTTTTGTCAGGCGCCGCGGGCCTCGCCCCGGCGACCTTGGAAAAACCCGGCGGATCGACGGTCGGCAATCGATGGTCGGCGACCTGCGGTTCCGGCGCGGCGGAGAACGGCGCCACGGCGGGTTCGACAGGGGGTTTTTCAAAGGTCGCCGGTTCGGCGGGCGACGTACCGTGTCGGCGACGACGGTCTTGACAATAACCGATGGGCATGGAACCCTTGAGCGCGTCAAGGAGATCAACAGGTCCGGGGAGGCCCGATGCGCGTATTGGTGGTAGGCGGAACGATCTTCGTCGGTCGTGCGGTGGTGGAGGAGCTGCTCGCCCAGGGTCACGAGGTGACGGTGTTCCACCGCGGCAAACACGAACAACCCTTCGGCGACCGAGTACAGGAGCTGTTGGGCGATCGGCGGGCCTACGACGGTCTCGGCGGCATCTTCGCCGGCCGGACCTTCGACGCCTGCATCGATACCTGCGGCTACGTGCCCGAGGAGGTCAAGGCGCTGCTGGACGCCCTCGAGGGTGTCACGGAGCGTTACCTGTTCTGCAGCACCTGTTCGGTCTACGACTACGACCGTCTGAGCGAGATGCCCCTCAACGAGGAGGCGCCGCTGGTCGAGGAGCCGCCGGAGTCGGACAAGCCCGGCGCCGACTACGGCTACCAGAAGGTGCGTTGCGAGCGCGAGGCCCTCGGCCGGGAGCGCTTCGAGACTACGATCATCCGGCCCTCCTACATCCTGGGACCCCACGAGCCCTACTACCGGGAGCCCTACTTCTTCGAGCGCGCCGAGGCCGGCCGGCCGGTCTACCTGCCCCAGGGCGGCTGCAACGTCTTCAACTTCGGCGATGTGCGCGATCTGGCCAGGGTTTTCGTCCGGGCGATCGACGAGGTGATGACCTGCGGCCGGGCCTACCACGTCTCCGGTCCGGCGGTGACCCTGCGGCACTTGACGGAAACGGCGCTGCGCGCCGCCGGCGTAGCGCAGCCGGAGATCATCGGCTACGATACCGGTCTGCTGCGCGAGGTAACCAAGGACGGTTGGTCCGGCGAACAACGGCCGCAGCCGTTTCCCTTCACCTGGACGGCCAGCCTGGTGCTGGATATGAGTCGGGCGATGGCCAACCTGGAATGGCGGCCGGCGCCGAGCCTGGCGCAAACCCTCGAGGATGCCTACGGTTGGTGGTTGGAGGCCGGACGGCCCAACGCCCGGGCCGACTGGCGTCTGGACGAGGGGCTGGCCGAGCTGCTCGCCGCCGGGGATGGGGCCTGAGCCATGACCGTGGAACTGGAAAAGCGCGCGGCGCACAAGCGCACCGCTCTGCTGTTGGCGCTCTGTCTGGCGGTTTTCGCCGCCCTTTGGGTGGTCTACGCCGCGGCCTTCTTCTGGAACTCCATCGACGACGCCTACATTACCCTGCGCTACGCCGAGAATTGGGCCGCCGGTCACGGCCCGGTCTACAACGTCGGCGAGCCCGTCGAGGGTTACACCAATTTCGGCTGGCTGACCCCGCTGACCCTGTTGGTCTGGCTGGGGATCCCAGCTCCCCTGGCGGCCAAGGCCCTGGCGGGATTGTGCGGCGCGGCGACGCTGCTGGTCGGTTATCTGCTGGGGCGGCGTTTGGGTGGCCGGGAGCGCAGCGGCCTGCTGGTCGCCGCCCTGCTGGCCGTCGACGGCAGCCTGATCTACTGGTCGACGGCGGGACTGGAGGGCCCGGCCCTGGCCCTCTGCCTGAGCGGGGCCTTTTACCTCTACCTGGGGGAGGCCGGTGCCGACGGTCAGGCCCGGCGGCGCGAGCTGTTGTTCGCCGGTCTGCTGTTCGGTTACGCTTTCCTGCTGCGGCCCGACGCCGCCCTGTTCGGCGCGGCGGCCCTGGCCGGTCTCTGGCGCCGGGGGCCGGACCGCAAACGCTGGCCGCTGTTCGCCCTGGCGTTGGTGCTGCTGCCGATGCTGCAGACGGCCTTCCGGTTAATCTACTACGGCGAGTGGCTGCCCAACACCTTCCACGCCAAGGCCGCCCTCAACGGCCGTTTGCTGTGGCGCGGCGTCGTCTTTCTGGGGCGCTTCCTGCTCAGCCACCTGCCCGTGATTCTGGCGGCCCTGTTCTACCCCTGGCGGGAGAAGGGCCGGCGGGTCCTGCCCCTGGTCGGCGGCGTGGTCCTCTACTGGCTGTACCTGGCGCTGATCGGCGGCGACTGGATGGCCCACCGGCTGTTCGTGCCCACCCTGCCGCTGCTGGCCGTGTTGGCCGCCGGCGGCCTGGAGCGTACGGCGGCCTTCGAGGGGCGGCGGCGTTGGCGCCCGGCCCTGGTCGTCGGTGCGGCCCTCGTCGCCCAGGCGACGCTGACCACCCTGCGCGGCGAGCTGGTCGAGAACGTTTTCCAGTGGCGCCACAACGAGGTCTATCATCACAACATCGGCCGTTGGCTGGCCGAGGTCGCCCGTCCCGGCGACACCCTGGCCGTGACCCCGGCGGGCACCGTGCCCTATCTGACCGGGCTCTACACCATCGACATGCTGGGGCTGACCGATCCGCTGATCGCCCGTGAGGGCCGCAGCATCGCCGGTTACGGCGTCCCCGGTCACGAGCGCTTCGACAACGACTACGTCCTGGCCCGGCGGCCGACCTGGATCATGCTCAATCTGTTGCCTCCCCAGTTGGAAGCGGGCAAGCGCAACCAGCTCGAAAACGAGGCCGACCTGCTGCGCCGCCCCGGGTTCTGGCGCGAGTACACCCTCATCAACCCGCCGGTTCAGGGCAACTGCCTGTTCCACCGCCGCGACGACCACGCCGGCCTGGCCGCCCTGCCGCCACGGAGCTGGCGCTCGGGTTGGAACTACGTTTGGCCCCGGGTTGCTGGCCCCGTCGAGCTTCCCCCGCCCCCTCCCCCGCCGCGATGACGCAAACCCCCCATCAGCGCCGCACCCTGGCGTTCCTCGCCCTCGCCCTGCTCGCCACCGGCCTGGCCCTGTGGTACGCCGCGCAGTTCCACTGGAACTCCGCCGACGACGCCTACATGTTCCTGCGTTACGCCCGACACTGGCTGCAGGGTCACGGGCCGACCTACAACCTCGAGCGCCACGTCGAGGGCTACACCAGCTTTGGCTGGATGGCCCTCTCGACCGCCCTGATGGGCCTCGGCGTCGCCGGACCGCTGGCGCTCAAGCTGCTGGCCGGCGTCAGCGGCCTGCTGACCCTGCTGCTGCTCTGGCGCTGGGGCGAGGGGCTGGACGACGAGGCGGATTCCGCGCGCGGCTGGGCGGGCGTGCTGGCCGCCGGGCTGGCGGCCCTCAACGGCAGCTTCAACTTCTGGCACCTCACCGGGGCGATGGCCGTCATCGGGGCCGCGGCGGCGCTGACCGGGGCCTGGCTGCTGCTCTACTCCCGCCGGCGGACCGACTACACTCCGTCCCGTCTGGCGGCCCTGGGCGCCCTGTTCGCCCTGGCCGTCCTGCTGCGGCCGGAGTGCGCCCTGTTCGCCGCCCTGGCCGGACTGTACCTCCTGCTCGGCCCCGCGGGGCGCTGGCGCCGCCTGCTGTGGTTCGCCCTGCCCCTCGTCGTCATCGTCGGCGGCCACCAGACCTTCCGGCTGTTGTTCTACGGCGAGTGGCTGCCCAACACCTTCTACGCCAAGACCGGCCTCGATGCCCGCCTGCTGAGCCGGGGCCTGGGCGAGCTGGGGAACTTCCTCGCCGTCAACGCCCCCCTCGTTCTCGGCGCCCTGCTGGTCGACTGGCGCGAGCGCTGGCGCCGGTTGTGGCCCCTGCCCGTCGGCCTGGTCCTCTACTGGCTCTACCTGGTGACCGTCGGCGGCGACTGGATGGTCTTCCGCCTGCACCTGCCGGTGCTGCCGATACTGG is a genomic window containing:
- a CDS encoding DUF1565 domain-containing protein, whose protein sequence is MKRMLIILYLVCLVLGAAATDWYVDPQAPPGGDGTPGNPFRYIDEALAVAGPSDTINCADGNYPSLTLNDTESVLIQAMGGNAVIDSWVYMNAPGGDVTLSGFTIQYGGVIIEDTACAAGGYVLDNCEVYQGYGIEINEAVNSVPTIQDCQITYDDTGIICNGSAAVINNCVISYNTNAGLHHHDTSFPDTSSVADCDIHDNGTGGVIVEGACAPSYSDNDIHDNTGNGIRLRDTAELTIEGDTLSDNENGLLLEDDSSATVVELVADENQENGLLVKDNAAVHSVSASAFRNNDANGLWFNSTTSTDLIVDSVDCTGNAANGLLFGAQPTGGPAGNPALHSGDAAPRAITVEPRPAAQSVQISACNLSGNTATGLLINAAGDYTIENCDLTGNDIGAYVGAGCEPDFGGGDQSSSGGNDFADADSFDFVNMSSADVYAKNCDWSASAEGEMDGEYPDTVDIEEIEDYWEDDARGYVM
- a CDS encoding NAD-dependent epimerase/dehydratase family protein, with amino-acid sequence MRVLVVGGTIFVGRAVVEELLAQGHEVTVFHRGKHEQPFGDRVQELLGDRRAYDGLGGIFAGRTFDACIDTCGYVPEEVKALLDALEGVTERYLFCSTCSVYDYDRLSEMPLNEEAPLVEEPPESDKPGADYGYQKVRCEREALGRERFETTIIRPSYILGPHEPYYREPYFFERAEAGRPVYLPQGGCNVFNFGDVRDLARVFVRAIDEVMTCGRAYHVSGPAVTLRHLTETALRAAGVAQPEIIGYDTGLLREVTKDGWSGEQRPQPFPFTWTASLVLDMSRAMANLEWRPAPSLAQTLEDAYGWWLEAGRPNARADWRLDEGLAELLAAGDGA